CCTGTTCGTGCTATCCATCCAGGTCCATTGCCCTTCCTCCAGGGCGTTCCGGTATTGTCCGACCATGCGGCCGCCGATGCTGTCGATCTCGATGGTCGGGCCTTCCAGCGTATCGTTGATGTAGGTGCGGGAAATATAGCGACCTGTCTTTGACCAATAGTGAGTGCGCCCGGTCTGCCGGCCGTCTTCGAATGTCGCCTCGTACTTCGGTCGTCCATCATCGTACCATTCTCGTCTCTCTCCGCTCTCTTCGCCAAGGAATAGCGTGTTCGTCTTTTTGAGCTTGCCATTCGGATACCAACACCGGATATCACCGTGCTCGAGTTCTTTGACCACTGACCATTCGGCCTCCAATTGCCCGTTCTCATACCAACTGGTGAGGATGATTGTGTCTCCTTGAGCATGACCAACGACCCGCCTCTTCCCACTAGGATAGAACTCTTCCAGGGTATAGCGGCTGGTATCGCCACGTTCGGGATATGTGCGTACGATCTCCTCGCGGCCATTGTCATAACGCTCACGGATTTCGCGGTACGGCTCTTCCCTGCATCCCGTAAAGGCCATGACCAGCCCCAGGACGAAAGAGAATCTTGCCCGAGTGGTCATGAGTACAACCCCATCAACACCTTCTCCGGCGTGTACGGTGCATCGAACACCATCCGCGCGTCCGGCCGAAAGGCCTTGATCGCGTTCTGGATCGCGAAGTACACCCCGATGCCATACATCAACGGCGGCTCGCCCACCGCCTTGCTGCGCCGGATCGCCAGAAGATAGGAAACACGATTCATGCTTTCTTCCATCCACTCTTCAGTTTCTTCAGGTATTTCGGGTGTCGGCGCATATCGAAGAGACCAATGATCACGATCGCCTTTCGGTCGATGCGGTAGAGCAGTATGTTGTAAGGTTTGATAGGCGCTTCACGCAAGCGGGCATGACCGGTACTGCGAAATCCTTTTGGGAACATCACGATGTAACGGATGGTGGCATCGACCTCATCCACGAAACGTTGCTCTTCCCGTCCAGTCCACTTTTCCCGCAGGTACTTCAGTACGTCGATGTATGTGGCGATCGCCTTGGGCGTCCACCTTACCGCTTTCGCCATGCGCGGATCTGCTTCATCGCTTCGGCATGGCTGACCGTTTC
The nucleotide sequence above comes from Flavobacteriales bacterium. Encoded proteins:
- a CDS encoding type II toxin-antitoxin system RelE/ParE family toxin gives rise to the protein MAKAVRWTPKAIATYIDVLKYLREKWTGREEQRFVDEVDATIRYIVMFPKGFRSTGHARLREAPIKPYNILLYRIDRKAIVIIGLFDMRRHPKYLKKLKSGWKKA